The Aedes aegypti strain LVP_AGWG chromosome 1, AaegL5.0 Primary Assembly, whole genome shotgun sequence sequence tccagataCGTTAGTCTGGatcattttcaccagctgtcagttattccaactaacgggtcggattcgctagatggaaggtagtcgtgttccaaccatcgaatccccgctgtatatatgtagtgcagaacctaataaattttcagcttcatcagtTCACTaatacttgagatttgcttccacaaagttttgataataattgttagagtgagacgaaagacagGGAAAATAACatggtctcccgtgtcaccttaacacttcagtcgtcgcgctgttgtattctgtacaacactgttgaaaaaacctcgcttttcgttcacaacagcagcgtggtggttctgacgctagctaaccgcgcgacgactgaaaggttaactGTTAATTTTGGGTTCTGGGTTAGGTCAAAAGTACGTTTATGTGCAtgaacattcctcacgaaaagttttccagtctgcagcgggaatcgaacccacactccttagcacgatgtggctaaatgcctggtgacactaatcGCACGGCTAAGAAGCCCCACGTTCATAGCATACTGCAAATCAAAAATAGTATGTTAGCATGGTATTGCTTTGTCGCCGCGCACCTTACATTACAGCTCTGGATGGCCTCTCATAGCTTGTTTTTCGTCGTGAATTTAAATTTTGTCGTTTTTATCATTGAGTCATACTATATTTCACCTAATCAtcacaattaaaaaataaataataattaagaaatattatTGATTTGTGAAACGGTGATTTGTGGAAGACGGTATCCATAcaaatggcaacactgttttAACGTCACACACAAGGGTGCCAAATTTACAAGTGGGCTCATGGATGAAAAGAAGAACAACTAAAATAAGCCAGGAGTCCGATCTTatcttatgtcgttttcgtttttaggaactgggtcggtgatcaacacataaacaaacaaacatcaagcaaattgtagttcggtcgaacctgaatcaggttggggttgaaactgtgattcagaacgggttgcgccagttccaacctaggttcgaaaacgaatagaccatttccgtcagatctaacccccagtttttgtatttttcttcgaaaggcaatcatttttaatgaatgttaacgctttcagattttgtttatatgcactcctgattttcttacaaatttttgaaaacatggatactcaccacattttgaaaaataattcgagaagcggcacagtttgttcagCCCTATTGGaatcagcgtggtgattttgcaacagtttttcgattccacccctgcattgggatgcttgtttacatttggaaacgtcaaatcaggtgcgcgctcaaactgaccgtgatcccggtcagggcgcccaaacaggagcgccaacgaaactaacttgaaaatacacaaacaaacgtttttaaaccaggttggaactggcgcaacccgttctgaatcacagtttcaactccaacccgattcaggtttaggaaaatatgttttcctccacatattcaaaattcaaaaccacccccTAACAACAAATCTCTTATCCACCCAACAGTTACGGTACCGCTGGTTCTGTAGAAGGCTATTTTTACTATTCATGCTGGCAAATGCCTGAATCTatctgttggatgttgatccggaagatttccgccttgaggcagcaacagccgcgcaaggaaattttgagaTGCCTGATCTCTCTATTTTCtgccgacgaggattgaataagccggaagattcccgcctagaggcagcaacagccgctcaaaatttccttgcgcggctgttgctgcctctaggcgggaatcttccggcttattcaatcctcgtcggcagaaaacagagagatcaggcatctgtcgactacaatccttgcgtcacagaaccgtgtagtgttcgccGGGTGCGGTCTTATTCGGCTGAAGCGGTGAAGGTGGTTTCCGCGGTGATTCAGGAACCGTGAAGGAAGGGGGAGCGAAACCAGcggagcccattatgatgaatgaaaacataaacaaaaatcatctggtcatgccagctgatcttaaattcaccacaacgtggtggcaatacaataggggaaaaaggggtctgcattttttcgaggtgaaacacATTGCAGGGGACCGAGGGGTAAACTAAagtgccgcaagtttttcatcGTATTCTAATAGTTAAAGGCTCCAAATcatatcggttccttaggaaagtttgttcagtaaattgtcagaaagcatataagctaataaaattttttcacggaaatggtctattcgaCATTAGTGTAAGATGGATCGGGTCCAAGGTATCCTGTGTACTgttagggttaccatatttgctcttattgaaaagagtacattttttcaactCTGTAAAAGAGTACTTAAGAGTGCACTTAGCCTaccttgaaaaattttaaatgtactactaattaataatttcgacgttttttttcgcaaaaaaaaaagtttggttcttaaggcccaaacgcaatgaaagcgaaaccggttcgccagcatgaaacACACCGTACTGAACGAACGAAAGTGAACCAAATCTGAGTCGACAGACAtgctatagttcatgctggcgaaccggttccgctttctgttgccgttccgctatcattgcgtttgggcctttaatcacagccacttttcctacatataaattaaaattaagtttttcaggGAGACACTATTCTcaagtttttatcaaatattttacgaaatttaacTCTTATTTGTCTCATGCCATACTCTCTTACTATATTGAACATTGACTCTAAGTGAATCGAATTTttctatcaattttttttattatgtttaCTATACCAAAAGTCGTTCGattgtttttaaataatattgtcTTTCAAATgagatttgtgaaaaaattcttaagaaaatgtAGAACAATTTGAGTATGTGAAGGAACCAGAAGAAATAAGAAGAGTGAAATGTGTAAAAAGAACCTCAAGCATTGTTTTCGATTTATGTTTTATTAAGGACTTTTTAAAACATTATGAAACTAAGgaatttgattgatttaatagtttttttatgATTCCCATACTACACttcaaactgaaatcttttcaTTCCCACATCTTTTTTGCCACGTTCATCAAAAATTGCATCGTCAAAATGACGTTTCTTTAAAAAGCGTTTGACAAAACAAGTTGCTTCGATAAGATTAAATTATTCGAAACAAagtggttttgaattttgactgacttttttctattgaaaataattaGTAGATTGATTGTGTGCcagtttttgtcaaaaaaaaacggTGAATTATCTTTTTTATCCTGGGAAAAAgttgatatgattttttcaacaggTTATTGTGGCGAATAGAGTTGTTATAgactgaaatataaaaaatagagtGAATTGAATAGAGTAAGCGAATAGAGTTGTTATAGATTGAAATATAAACAATAGAGTAAATTGATTTCGATTTTACTTGTATTATGCTAAGCGTGTACAAGAGATGTCAAACGACGAGCGAAAGAAAACGAAAAGCGGATCGGGCGAAACGAGAACTGTGGAAAAGAAgacagttttgaaaacaactcgatCAGTTTGGTGACAACTTTGGTAGCAAACGGACGGTGTTTGCAATAGTGTATTTATTTGTCGGTTCGGCTCAAGTTTGGCCGATCAGTTGAGTTTCGGTTACTACAGTTATTTGATTTGACGATTATCGTCAGTAATAACTGAAAAAGAGTACACTTGAGCCCGTTtagcaaaaaagaatagtacacaaatttttaaggcaaaaaagagtacttgtactctaaaaagagtacgtctggtaaccctctaggacaggacgtgacagctcaactacaCTAAAAATAATCCACAAGTTCGATCTATATTTTATTGCGATACCAATCACTAGTAGTACTAGTTTGCCTAACAtgacaaggactaacattagcTACCCTCGCGTGACATGTTTATTAACATGTCATTTTTTGGGAAACCGTGCGCCCATAATGGGTGCCTGGTATCAGAGCACCAAGAAATCACTTACAAAATCTACAGCAAACTTatcgaaaatttgtaaattaacgtgTTTTACACTTGAATTCGGATTGTCGATAGCGACTGGGTTTATACCATCGATTGATGTGTTTaacaattagtgaaaattcacgtgtgaagcacattgatcgagcttgtagaatgttttcagtgtataagactgccccgttgtttttcagtcaataaccttgacgatgcaaaagccagtgctaccagtatcctttttaatCAAATCTTCTAAACAAACTCAAACATCAAGGCTTATAATTTGGTAGTTTTttgcacgcttcattcattCAATGCAATAGAGGATGTTAGCTTTTATAAAAAATCAGGTATATTTGTAAAACCGgtgatatttttagagaaaagtgaaaaaatacCATTATTTTGCTCTCAAATAAGCATTTTGTAGTTATTTTAGCTTTGTAGGAACATATGCGGTAAACCTGACATCGGatttaaaaagatttgaaacaaaaagatctTATGCGAAATGTTCAAACTTTTGGTGATAactctaatttatgaactagcaacacggcctggatagcaacaaagtgccctgttgaaattcaactcaacgatgtgaaagtaggcctttgccaaaacgaccaatgagaagtggtcttttttgacaggcaattggtttcgtttttgcacttttacctgacacgtcttgtcttaggtaaCCCTATGTACTGTCAATTGTTGCAGGTGATGTATATATACAGGGGCATGCCGATATTgcgcattttttcacaactggactatcgcagaagtttttacaagtgcggaaacgctaataaaagtgcgcaattgcatcaaatcgggtaggtgtcttcgggggacttagTCTTCGTAAATACCAATACCTAGTCTGATTATGCATCTCAAACGTCTATTTATAGATATAAATATATGACCGTTGAATTTTTATATGATGCGATATTGGAGTGCGTGGGAGTaactttcaaacaaattctgcatAAAAACGGTTTCACGTGTAGTGGACTTGCTCGCTAGTTTGAAACTACTGCGCCTAGATGTAGACTACACTTGAGGCATCCACGTGAGTGCCGAATTTCAGCGCGCGCATTAAATACACCCATACAAATTTTGTGATATTCgttaaagatttcttcaaacaacTCCGTTTCTTTTTGAATAATGTATTTACGTTCGTTAATATTTTACGTCAAAGCCATGATATTATCCCATTTTCCCTGCTCCCCTCATCAACTTCCCATCAGCCGTTGTCGATACCACCGGCGGCAACCAGCTCGTACTTGTACTCTCATGACATGAAGTCGTTACGGCGGAAGCAACACAACGTTCGCTGTGCCCATTCCTTCAGATTGTAGCCCACGTTCGGCGGCAGCAGTTCCAGGTTCTGCGagtcgtcgtcatcgtcctcATAATCTTCTGCGTCGTTGTCCAAATAGTCGTTCTCCCCGCTCAGGCCCCGGTTGAGAATTTTCTTGTAGCCCTTGCTATTGGACAACTTCCGGCATTGTTCAAAGTCTTGCTCCTGGTCCTCCTGGTCGGATTCGATCGTCATTTCCTGTATGCTGAACGTGTCGGACAGTTCCTGACGCGTGTGCGCCGATTGCGCCATCTTGCGGTTCGGTTTGGGGAAAAAGGAAACCGGCTCCAGATCGTCCTCGTCACTGTTGCCGTCGGACGGATTCACATCTACCAACAGTTGGTGCAGGTCTCGCACGATTACGGCACCCCCCGGTATGGGCAGTCGAGAAATGGGTATGAGCGATGCTGATTTTGGTACCACTTCGTGGTTGAAGTCCTTGAAAATGATTTATGGTTATTATTCTGATCATTAACGACGAAAAACACATCTTACCTGCTCTTCATACATTTGACGGTAGTTACGCTTAGCCCGTTCCACTTTCAGCTCGAGCTTACGTTGCAAAATTTTGCACGTATTAATCTGGGTCAGCTTCTGATTGGGCTGTGCTTCATCTTCCTGCGTGGAAACATTGCTATTGGTTATGGAAGACGCGTACGAATCGGTACTGTTGTCGCTGGTCAGAACCCTACGATTGTTGCAAGAAGCCGTTCCGGTCGTTGCTTTTATCTGCGTGGACACTTCATCTGTTTGTGCTTCCCTACTGGGAATCTGCCTCGTGAGGTCACCTGTCCCCACCGGATGGGAGTTTTTTCCTTTCGGATCGTGGAAAACTACATCGAAGTCGTTGATTTTCGAGTAGATATCACTTTCTGCATCGGAATCTGATTGGTTGTCCTGTAAAATAGATGTTACAATGATGGCATTCCATGATTGAGAATAAAACTTCGAACAAGCTTACTCACCACCACGGCAAGACTGTCGCCGTTTTTATCCAGATTGTCGAAAAACAGCGCTTCCAACCGGTCGTCAGTTTCGTGTCCACTGTCGTTCATCTGCATGGTTCCACTTCGCGggatttgattcaatttttcaaagctACAATATGTTGTTCCGTTCTGGATAGCGATTCGTGTTTACATCCTCCTCGTGATGAAATCTTTTTTTCCTCACGGATTATCGATTTTCCCTGGCAAAACATATGATTCCAAAGACAGTTCAGTTTGGGCGCTAGTGCGCAATCTCGCGGGCTCGCCGTACATTGGAATTTATGAAAGAGTGTTGATGATTGTGTGAAGTGAAATAACACGTTCCGAAAATATTCGTAACTATCaatacaatttttgaatttatttttaatgttcTTCTATTCAAGCGCCCTCTAACCTTAACCATTTTATTGTGCAACAATCCGGTTTTGGTACATCTACAATTGAGGGGCTCAGATGCAAAGGGGAGATCTATCTACCACAAATCAGTAGTAAGTGGATCATGTGTGTGGGATTAGTGTATAATAGTTTATATTGCACTGTAAAATTGAGATAAAGATGCCTATAGAACTTAAGGTGAAGAgcacaaatcaagagaatcggACAGTAGTTTAAGTttaaaacttgatcgattggtcacaatcggcgagtgaccaatcgatcaagttttcagcttgcattGCTGTCTggctctctagatttgtgctcctgaaagcctgaagtttggcttcgattcattttcaccttaaggtACAGTCAACGTTCGATAAATATTACATGTGTACGCTTCACCTGTCGGACGGAATGTTGATACTGTTGGAGTAGGTAATTGACTTATCCTTCGATGTACATACTATTCTCACTCGGTCCATGAATAGGGCCCTAATTTAGCCCTataccaattttagtgccaagggttcattcaaatattacgtaacgcaaaatttgccaattttggaccccctccctcccccacgtaactgcttttgtatgggaatttttcaatttttgtatggatcgtaacactaggtaagaccccctccctccccctgttgcgttacgtaatatttgaacaatccccaaacgcttaagtttaggttaaaaacatttgtttactCATCTTTTGTATAATGTTTTTCgattgtttaaggtgaagatgaatcgaagccaaagttcaaattttcaagggtacggatctggagaaccaaacatccatttgagctgaaaacctaatcgattggtcaccaccagctagtgaccaatcgattaagtttgcagcttaaacgaatgtttctccagatccgtgctcttgaaaatttgaactttggcttcgattcatctccaccttaaggcccaaacgcaatgatagcggaacggcaacggaaagcggaaccggttcgccagcatgaactacaacAAGCTTGTCTACTcagtgtttgttcaattttattcgttgtcagctcagtcgagatggtgtgcttcatgctggcgaaccggtaccgcattccgttgccgttccgctatcattgcgtttgggcctttaagcccaaaaatagttttttatattctttttttagtttttgtcacaccacttggttcaaattcaaattttgggtgtattttgttttccgtgtccctttcgaaatgtcagataggaacaaccccagggtttattcatatatttcataacgcgaaaaatggtaattttcgacacccacccactccgttgtaacgctttttgtatgaataatctatatattttatatgggccgtaacatcatgaggatactcacccacccccttcagcgttatgaaattaatgaatgagccccccagtgttaaaattaaaacccctgtgatgtttttgtcgactcagctaatgtcaaacatgatcaaatgtatcaaggttcatttatggatccaatttttaatttaaagtccaaatatgatatatccgttttttatgtttggaaatattttgccaaaagaatgaatggatggttattctggtccttttggagcaccggaatggccaccaggaaacccgtaatatgggaccactaagttttagcaccaaaagtaggcatgcgacggcttaatcttcatgattttgaattccTGTGACTCTGatatttcaattattgatgaatgaccactttggctccactggcccaccgaaataaccagtgaatggccaccggagatacccgtattgtggaacattttagtttttgtaccaaaactaggcatgcgacgactCAATCTTTATGATTTTGTATACCAATGACTCTGCtaattcaattattgatgaatgaccactttggttcttctggcctaccgaaataaccaaggaatggccaccggagatacccgtattgtggaacattttagtttttgtacaaaaagtaggcatgcgacgactcaatcttcatgattttgagtacctgtgactcttctagttcaataattgatgaatgaccactttggttcttctggtccACCGAAacaacccaggaatggccactgGAGATACCCGTTTTGTGTGTcaattcagtttttgtaccaaaactagacatgcgacggctcattcgtCATGATTTTGGATACCTGTGACTCTACTAGTTCAATTTTAGATAAATGACCACTCTGGCATAATTTttaatacctgtgactcttctggTTCAATTATAGATGAATGATCACTCTTGTTGATTGTGACCGAGAATAAAAcctgaagttcgtagacacaaaagtcaatttggacatattgatatgtaaaatttgtgaaaaataatggaatcgttctagtgagcttcgatcccacgaccccCCAATACGGTAGACTGAGCGCGTTAATCAACTACGCCatagaacgggtaacgattctacaGCGtcgtcggccaacctgaaacctgaGGACCTGAGTGGTCATTTACTTATTATTGTGTGTGACAAGTCACATGCCGGAAAATcaggaagattgagccgtcgaatATCTTGTTATGGTACAAAAACTATTGTACCCCACGATACAAGTTTCTTCTGTGGACATTCCTGGGTTAGTTCAGCGACAGCAAAGGACTAGACTAGCCATccattctttattctttattctttacGTCATTGAACGTCCGCTTGTgctagtttgtttttttttatcacgcgCCGAAATTTAACAGTTTCCCGTGAAATATATATCGTATTTACCTGCGTTTAGTTTACTGCCATAAAATACTGTGCCGTGCTCTTCGTCAAGTTGATAAATTCCACATATCCTGTGTTAAAACCAAGGAAAGTTCGATAATATTATCGCCTCACGTCGCGCCGTTGATAGTTGTTTTGCTTTCGCTTTGTTTTCACCACTGGTCTCTCTGTGCACTTTTTAGACTACCGTACTTTACTAGAATAATaaagtcacagacaaacagacagtAACTCCAAACCATGTCTGATGCTTGTGATCAATGTGCTAAGCCGGTCAAATCCGATGACGAGTTTATTACTTGTATGGCTTTTTGTGAACGAATGGTACATATTAGGTGCTCGGTTACGAAGCTCAACTAACCGTTTGTGAAAATCATTCATGAAAGCCCAAATCTGAATTGGATGTGCGACGAGTGcgcgaaattgatgaaaatcgctagatTTAAATCTGCCGTCTCTTCGTTCGGTGAGGCCTTCCAATCCATTACCAAAAAACAAGAATCTGTACACGCAGAGATTAGAAAGGAACTTGCAAAACAAGGCCAACAAATTGCTCTGTTGTCTAAGCGTATGACTCCATCGTCCGCCTTCTTGCGTGAATCTGGTTCGTTTTCTCGACAACCGCCCTCAAAAAGACGCCGTGATGAAGAGATCAACTTTAACCCGACTGCTTCAAAACCGCTGCTAGGTGGCACAAAAGAAACAACTACCGCCAGCATACTTACTGTCTCCGAACCGGTTGAGTTGTTCTGGCTGTATCTTTCTCGTGTCCATCCGAGTGTCAAACCGGAAGACATAGAAAAGTTGGCTAAAGACTGTTAGGAGAGTGAAGATCCTGTCAAGGCGATTCCACTCGTAAAGCGTGGAATTGACGCTAGCCGCTTAAACTTCATTTCCTACAAGATTGGCATTGATCATAAACTCCGTCAGACTGCACTGAGCCCTGACACGTGGCCAAAAGGAATTTTGTTCCGCGAGTTCGAAGATCTAAGTGCAAAAAACTCTTGGTTACCCCGATTGAATACGCCGACAGTTATGGTGTCGCCCGAATTTGGAGCATCACAGTTTTCCACTCCCTCAACCGGAGTCAATCTAGCCGGGTAATTTCAAATAATGCGCATCGGAGCAACGTGATTGAACGCGTCAACAGTTCCTGTAATCCAGAACGCTTTGCCTGCCGCCTTAAGGGAGCCCTCGATCCACTCGACACAGTCGCGCATGCTGGTTCCTGTCATCGAAGTCGTTCTGGACCTGTTGTCGAGACTGGTGACAGGGTCTCCCAACCTTCTTTCTCAGGCAAGTACATATCCATTAGTTCCAATTCTTCGCCTGATCAGCCTCCGTATTCCAGCACTCCTTCTAATGCTGTCCAGCATAACAGCAACGACATTGGAGTACTCACCATTAGACAATCTCAGCTTGAAACAATCAATGTTCAACTAACACCGAGGCCTCCAAGACTCCAAGGAAAACGCATTTATCCATCCACTGTACTACCAGGACGCACTGCAGATTGCACTTTGGAAGTCTCTGGATCCTCTAGCTCAGTCGTGCCTTTTCCAGCCAGCGTTCATCACAGTCGTCCTGGTCCTGATGCTAGATGTGGTTCAGAGATCTTCCAGACTCCTTTGTCAGGCAAGTTGTTACATCAAGTTGTCGCTTCTTCGAACCCTGATGCCGATCCGTATTTCAGCACTTTGGATACGCTTACTGGAAACCCGGAACGCACCTTAGAAAGCCCTATGGAAGTCCTCAATCTCTCCGACGCAGTCGTGCCTCCTGCTGCCTTCGTTCATCATAGTCGTTCCGGCCCTGCTGTCGGAAGTGGAGAGAGGGTCTTCAAACAACCTAACAACGGCGAGTATTTTAGTATTGTGAATCCTCAGTCTTTGCCTGATGCACAAATGCCTTCCAGACATATCGGCGTCCCAGCAGTGCAGCGCAACCAAGATATACTAATGTATTACCAGAACGTTGGCGGGATGAACTCATGTGTTGACGACTACCGCTTGGCTGTATCGGATACGTGCTACGATATCATCGTTCTAACCGAAACGTGGCTTGACTCTCGAACGCTGTCCAGTCAGGTGCTTGGGATCGATTATGAAGTGTTCCGTTGCGATCGAAATCCTAGCAATAGCAGAAAATCTACAGGAGGTGGAGTACTTGTGGCTGTTCGTCACGGTTTAAAAGCAAAGGCAGTTGAAAAGGATCTGTGGAGTTGCCTGGAACAAGTTTAGGTATCCGTCGAGCTAGGTGATCGTACCTTATTCTTGTGTGCCTTGTACATCGCGCCTGACCGAGTTCGCGATAACGAGCTAATACAAGCACATTGCGACTCAGTTTTTACTATAATGGAAACTGCTAATCCTGTTGACGACATCTTCATTCTGGGTGATTTCAATCTAGCTGGCATTTCGTGGAAACGCTCGGACAACGGCTTCCTCTATCCGGATCCTGTACGATCGTCACTGCATGCTTGCGCAGCTAATCTCCTCGATAATTACAGCACTGCCACGTTGGCACAAATCAACCATATCGTCAACGAAAACAATCGAAGTTTGGATCTTTGCTTCGTTTGCTTGCAAGATAAAGCTCCAATAATTGAGGCGGCACCTTGCGAGCTGGTGAAAGTAGTCCCTCATCATCCTCCGTTGATCATCACCGTTGATAATAACCACTTTCACGATTTTAACAACCGCCCCGCTACCGTGTCGTACGATTACGCGAAAGCTGATCATCGTAGCATCGCAGATGTGTTAGCCACCATCCACTGGGAGAGCATTCTTGATCACAACGACATCGAAGTAGCTGCGCAAACTTTTGCACATGTATTGTCATACATCATTGACAGGCACGTTCCGAAAAGAGCACACCACTATGCCTCCCGACCTCCTTGGCAAACCAGTGAACTGCGGAAGTTGAAGTCGGTCAAGCGAGCGGCTCTAAGGAAGTTCACTAAGTACCGAACACCTTCATCGCGCTGTTACTATCTAAGGTCGAACTACGAGTATCAGCGAGTCAGTCGTCATTGTTTCCAGCAGTATCAGCGAAGCATTGAGCAGAAACTTAAACGCCATCCAAAGTCTTTCTGGAAATACGTGAATGAGCAGCGTAAGGAGTCTGGTCTTCCATCCTCGATGGAATGGAATGGTAGAACCGCAACGTGCCTCCAGGAGATATGCCAGTTGTTTTCTTCCAAATTTGCCAGCGTATTCAGCGACGTTCAAATAAGTAATGAACAAGTCATCCTAGCAGCCAACAATGCTCCTCTAAACGGACAAACGCTGGACAATTTCGATGTTGACCATAATGCCATTTCAAGGGCCGCATTGCAACTCAAGTCGTCGTATAACCCTGGACCAGATGGAATTCCGTCAGTAGTCCTCAAGAAGCATATCGACAGTCTGATTACTCCGTTGCACAGTTTATTTCGTCTATCACTTTCCACCGGAATCTTTCCGTCA is a genomic window containing:
- the LOC5579481 gene encoding uncharacterized protein LOC5579481 encodes the protein MQMNDSGHETDDRLEALFFDNLDKNGDSLAVVDNQSDSDAESDIYSKINDFDVVFHDPKGKNSHPVGTGDLTRQIPSREAQTDEVSTQIKATTGTASCNNRRVLTSDNSTDSYASSITNSNVSTQEDEAQPNQKLTQINTCKILQRKLELKVERAKRNYRQMYEEQDFNHEVVPKSASLIPISRLPIPGGAVIVRDLHQLLVDVNPSDGNSDEDDLEPVSFFPKPNRKMAQSAHTRQELSDTFSIQEMTIESDQEDQEQDFEQCRKLSNSKGYKKILNRGLSGENDYLDNDAEDYEDDDDDSQNLELLPPNVGYNLKEWAQRTLCCFRRNDFMS